A single window of uncultured Methanospirillum sp. DNA harbors:
- a CDS encoding ABC transporter substrate-binding protein: MKQQTTFIALCIIVVLCLLAVGCLNTSKTGTSAPVGNATSGANATGMSNTLMYAGENTDTINPVISSGELTEIIFSGLMKYDANGTPVVDLAESYTYDKDKKVYTFNLRKGVTWHDGKPFTSADVVYTYDTLMHDTNLSSSVRSNFKDIQSVSAPDDSTVVFTMGKDNAAMLGYFTMGILPSHLMKGNDLMTSPYNQKPVGTGRYKFVNWDTAGKMITLERNTAYYGHVPKIERVIYKTVAVEGTKATMLKTGEADLAWLNANYAKTFRDNPNYKNIDFKTADYRAISMDYKLEFWQKNGDSVGVLNYAIDKDAVVKSVLDGRGFRAYSPIQINAFGGNKAADIYSYDLNKFATEMEKLGWKKGSDGIYERNGQKFHFTVQVRDYEEERVDIANLCSRMLKDAGVEMEVVLVTKLDYTKGFNSFLAGNAVTFDPDMIFSSFVTNASGNSMAYSNPEVDALLNQGRQELDPAKRKQIYQEFEAAYAKQPGIVLVAYLDGNYVSTKGLSGLDTTRTLGHHAVGVMWNIEEWTLSK; the protein is encoded by the coding sequence ATGAAACAACAAACCACATTTATTGCATTATGTATTATTGTTGTCCTCTGCCTGTTGGCAGTAGGATGCTTAAATACCAGTAAAACCGGGACCAGTGCACCTGTTGGAAATGCGACTTCTGGAGCCAATGCAACGGGAATGAGCAATACGCTCATGTACGCTGGAGAGAATACGGATACCATCAACCCGGTTATCAGTAGTGGAGAGCTGACTGAGATTATATTCTCAGGCCTGATGAAGTATGATGCCAACGGGACTCCTGTTGTTGATCTGGCAGAGAGTTATACCTATGACAAAGACAAGAAAGTCTACACCTTCAATCTTCGCAAAGGAGTGACATGGCATGACGGAAAGCCATTTACATCTGCTGATGTGGTCTATACGTATGACACACTGATGCATGACACCAACCTCTCTTCCAGTGTGCGCAGTAACTTTAAAGATATACAATCGGTCAGTGCACCTGATGATTCTACGGTCGTCTTCACCATGGGCAAGGACAATGCCGCAATGCTCGGCTATTTCACAATGGGCATTCTCCCAAGCCATCTCATGAAGGGCAACGATCTCATGACCTCCCCCTATAACCAGAAACCGGTCGGGACTGGAAGGTACAAATTTGTCAACTGGGATACAGCAGGCAAAATGATCACGCTCGAACGCAACACGGCATACTATGGCCATGTTCCGAAGATCGAACGGGTTATTTACAAAACTGTGGCGGTAGAGGGAACCAAGGCTACTATGCTCAAGACCGGTGAGGCAGACCTTGCATGGCTGAATGCAAACTATGCAAAAACATTCCGTGATAATCCCAACTACAAAAACATTGACTTTAAAACCGCCGATTACCGGGCAATATCCATGGACTATAAACTTGAGTTCTGGCAGAAAAATGGCGACTCCGTCGGTGTATTAAACTATGCAATTGACAAAGATGCCGTTGTCAAGAGTGTACTCGATGGGCGTGGTTTCCGTGCCTATAGTCCTATTCAGATCAATGCATTTGGTGGAAATAAAGCAGCAGATATCTACTCCTATGATCTGAACAAATTTGCTACCGAGATGGAGAAACTTGGCTGGAAGAAAGGAAGCGACGGAATCTATGAACGTAATGGCCAGAAGTTCCACTTCACCGTCCAGGTCCGCGATTATGAAGAAGAACGTGTTGATATTGCCAACCTCTGCTCCCGGATGCTCAAAGATGCCGGTGTTGAGATGGAGGTTGTTCTCGTCACGAAACTGGACTATACCAAGGGATTCAACAGTTTCCTTGCCGGGAACGCGGTAACGTTCGATCCCGACATGATTTTTTCAAGTTTTGTTACTAATGCAAGCGGTAATTCTATGGCATACTCCAACCCTGAAGTTGATGCACTTCTCAATCAGGGCAGGCAGGAACTTGATCCAGCCAAACGTAAACAGATTTACCAGGAGTTTGAAGCAGCGTATGCAAAACAGCCGGGGATTGTTCTGGTTGCATACCTTGACGGAAACTATGTCAGTACCAAAGGACTGAGTGGTCTGGATACCACAAGAACTCTTGGTCACCACGCTGTGGGCGTCATGTGGAATATCGAAGAATGGACTCTGTCCAAATAA